TGTACCACCCGCATCAATTTACATCACTTATCTTTGTATGTAGAGGATGCATCATGTGAAAATCGTTAGTTTTTATCAAGCAGATTGACTTCGCTACTTCGGtgtatttttaatttttcattttgacACCTTTAGTATCTTCCAATTTGATTGAAGTCGGTTTATTATTGGTTGTTGTTAGCTGTACATTAACGCCATTATTGgtttcagtttttttttttgaaccaTATAATCCATCAACGTAGTAGTTGTTTGTAATCTTAGTCTCATAATCGAgtatgattttttcaaagcttAATAATGCCTTCTTTAACGCATCTCCAActgcttcttttttcgaTCTGTTATAACATTCACCCTTTGAAGACAAGGTGATTCTACCTAGCCCACCACACTGGGTATTGGTACCGTCTTTCAGAGTAACCTTCACTTGAGCCTCTGCCACTACCGTATATTTGACATCATCTGTTTCGGTGCTGTCATCGTTCTTTACCGCGATAAAGGGTTGGCACTCACGAGCCCCAACATCTACAACGTCCATTTTCCAACCATCGTACCCAAATGTTTCATTAGCGAATTGAATGAGAACATGTCCCGGTATCAGCTTGGATAAGTTGTGCTTCCCATATTTATTGTTGTGGTAAATATTGTACGTGTATCTTTCGATCTTGGACTGCAAAAGCCCTATCCTTTGCACTGACCACGCACTAGCTGGTCTGCCATTCCAGTCTTCAATGATT
The Saccharomyces mikatae IFO 1815 strain IFO1815 genome assembly, chromosome: 4 genome window above contains:
- the RAD59 gene encoding Rad59p (similar to Saccharomyces cerevisiae RAD59 (YDL059C); ancestral locus Anc_4.239); this encodes MTIHAKPSSSVSYTSTIYDTAPGLDIKEFQIIEDWNGRPASAWSVQRIGLLQSKIERYTYNIYHNNKYGKHNLSKLIPGHVLIQFANETFGYDGWKMDVVDVGARECQPFIAVKNDDSTETDDVKYTVVAEAQVKVTLKDGTNTQCGGLGRITLSSKGECYNRSKKEAVGDALKKALLSFEKIILDYETKITNNYYVDGLYGSKKKTETNNGVNVQLTTTNNKPTSIKLEDTKGVKMKN